The stretch of DNA tagaaaatatatatattatatatagattagtaaaataagtatatcttttatttggatttatcttttaaacttcaaatggttaattatatttatattcaataattcttattcccaaaaaaatttaaactaaaatccctcgcaaacaatataacaaataaacattatcttcaacaatatatatattgtatgttacttagtaaagtaagtttaatgtttatatagatttatactcaaaagtttcaataaatatatttgagctcaagaatttatattgataaaaatatttaaaattaaaattccgcGCATGCGCGGGTTCAgattctagtatatatatatattgctaaaAACACTAAGTAGCATAAATAGCTACAAGAGAAAGATTAATGTAACTGAAGTACTGATCTCAATTCTCAAGTGATTTATGTAAGTTCTTGTTTGAATTTTAAAAGCtagtaaaatacataatttgGATGAACGTGTCGTTTTTAACCCTCTCAAACCAGTACAGCGTGTCGATCGTTTTATTTCTGgttaaaggaaaaataaacaTCGTGCCacttttttttgagaattttatgAGTTCTACCACATTCAAAATTGATTCTTTTTGGATGTATCACATTGCAaaacaccttttaaaaactactatacatttatttaaaaatgacCATTATAACCTTcccatttgtttcttttgcaaaaacataaaaagtgtCTTTAATTATTGTCTATGAAATTTGTCATTTAGCTATTtatctttttgtattttggttCCTCTTTCTAATATAGATTCCTTTTACTTATACACATGATATTTACAACCCATTACATGTAGATCAGTTTGGTCATTTTCTCTTCCTGTTATGGTATATCAGAAAAGGTGTTTTCAATTGTGGTAGAACTCAGAAAGTTTGAAAGCAAATGTGGTAGATTTAACAAAATTCCCTTGCATTAAGAGAATTTTATGAGTTCTACCACATTCAAAACTGATTCTTTCTGGATGTACCACATTGCAAAACACATTTCAAAGACTACCACATCTCTCTTTAAAAATAACCATTATAACCCTCCCACTTGTTTCTTTTGCAAAAACAtagaaaagtattttttttgttttttatttaatataaaacaactttgacgaaattttttttgtttttttcacttttttttctttctctacttctttacctttgttttttttattataactacattattttttttggagatttaaaTATAACGGTGGataagtttatattatatatagacaattgtagcaaaaaataaattttagtcCACGAATATAAAAATGCACAGTGTTGAAGTTTTTGATAGATaacattgaaattttaaatgGACAACTTTCATACTCTTACAAATTAAACAAGTTATATGAGTTATCCCAAGTAGATAAATTGTGTACAACAATGAAAATTTTGGTGGACAACATTAAGTTTTTTGGTAGACAACATTGAAATTTTCGGTAGACAACTTTAATACTCTTACATATGAAACAAGTCATATTGACTCTCCCAAGTTGTATTGACGGACAtcaatttgaaacaaaaaaacatattaaatctGGTAGAAAATAATTATTGTCTATGAAGTTTGTCATTTAGCTATTTGTCTTTTTGTACTTTGGTTCCTCCTTCTAATATagattccttttatttatacacatGATATTTACAACCTATTACATGTAGGTCAGTTTGGTCATTTTCTCTTCATGTTATGGTATATCAGAAAAGGTGTTTTCAATTGTAGTAGAACTGGAAAGTTTGAAAGCAAATGTGgtagattttacaaaattccccttttttttggtatgaatgtaaaatttattcaacaaaaaaggGTCTGTACTATAAATGCAACATTGAGAGCTGaatgtaaaatcaaaagagctAAATTTTATGGCTAAAGATTAGAGCCATGAGAAAATAACATGTGTCACCCGTTCCTTTTATATTCATTCCTTGCATGTCAAGTGCCCTAAAAGGTCAACGGAAGGATCGATCGAGCGTTTTCGAGGAGTGCGAGACTGCGAGTGTGCGACAACGGAGAAATCATGATAAACAAAAAGTGCTTCTATACGTTTGTTCAGATCAGTGTTACAGCTCTATCTCTCATATGTGAATTGAATTTGAACCCTACTTTGCCAAGACATATtattggaaaaaacaaaaagagcttAAAGGCCCAACTTTATTTCAATTGAATATAAAGCCTAAAACacataaattttttgatataaataaaaacaacaaatcattgGTATATCATTAATCTACTAATATAAGCCTTAGTTTGGATTTATTTTGATCTTTCTATCAATAAAGACTGGGTCTTGactaccatctttttttttttaattttatcccCATTCATGGTTTTCCATTAATGAAATCAAGATATTGAAGATGGCAAAATTAAACCGGAACACAAAGATACCATATCTGTGTGCTTTTCGCGAGAGAGTCATATTTCTTGTGACCTTTAACCTTGGGAATAAGTGTCTCGATGACATGCTTTGTCATGAGGTGGAGACAAATACGTCCCATGTGATAAACTTCTAGACAACATCCGTTTTGTTTCAGCGGACCATGGTTATACATTTCTGCTGTGACATACATCGCGCACCTTGAAGATATCTTAGCCATACATTTGTTAACCAAGTGGTCAGATTCAGGAGGCTGAACCAAACCGGTGGTTGCAGATGCCAACGCAGCCATGGCGATGATTGTGAAGAAGGCTGCAGCCATGGATTTGGTGACGGTAGTTGTGTTGATGGCCATGATGTATTGTATTGTGAATTGTtcaattgcttcttctttctaattCCGGGGATTTATACTATATAAGATAGTTGTAACATTTTTGAGACTTTATTGGTAAAATGTATGTTTCCTCTACATTAATTGTGTATGTGATTAATGAGGCGTTTAGTCGCACTTATgagtttaatttgtaaaaattttcAGTTAAATTTCAAATTGTAGCAAGAAGTAACACATTGAATTACAGTGGACTGACTATCTACAAAACCCATCATGTGACGGTTTCTTAATGGAGCCTTGGCGAAGGTGTTTTgtgaataaaattattgtaaaaaaaatcacagtCCAAGAAATAttggattttattattttgatcttACTACATAAGTCAGAGTAGATATGATTCTGAATTTGTTTTACGAACGATACAAAAATCACTGTCAGACtatattacaatttacaaaggTTAAATTGATTAGCGGATATTTGGTCAATGGTCAAAGTGATTTGGAACagttattttaataataattaccCTTCTAATGAAGATTAtagaacaaaaactaaaaaaaaacaacaagaaaaaagttGGAGCAATGATatagaacaaagaaaaagttgCTCCtctatctaaaaataaaagaaaaagagacttCAAAAGATCTAATTAAGCTCgtgaacattttttttctacacACGAGGCTACGAGAAACCCACCGCCACCTTAGCTTTCCCAGGAGATTGCATTTCAACGTCTACTACTTCCTCATCGATTCTTGGCATCATCGTGAGAACCTTGATTTCACAGCCGTTACAACACTTGACAATTTCTAGAAATTTCTCCTCaatgttctcttcttcatcccCTTCTTTTCCCCATAGGACCACACAAACTCCCACCAATAAAATCGCCATTccaagaaccctaaaatttcaaagttgaataaaaaaaaaaacaaatggttaGTTTAGAAACATGATGATCAGTCGGAAGACTCAGAACCATATGACCTAATTGGGTCTAAATCGAGAGGTGGCTTACCCGCCGAGGTATAAATTCTGGCCGAGGATGAGGAAGCCAATGATGGATCCGATGATGACAACAAGAGGGTTAAAAGCAGTGACAAAGACAGTGCTCTTTTGCATCGTCATCATTCCTTGAACGTAGTATGCTATGCTAGACGATATTATGCCCTAATAAATTATAGATGACACACCGCATTATAAGTATTTTAGTTCCATATATTATTAACACAACTTATTATATAGTTAATCAGGAAAGGACGAACCGCGTAAACAGAGGCGAGAAGGTTCATGTCAAAGCCAATGTTCCATGCAGAAAGGTTTGGCTCCATCACAAACGTTAAGGCTGTGGACTGTAACGTGCCCATGAAACACACCATCGTCGATAATGAAAGGTGAGATGAGTATTTCTTCAACGTAGCCGCCTAtagaaataatgaaaaatattgtCCTAATTCGTTAGAAAATTGCCTTTTATCAAAGATCAGTgaggtaaaaaaatttaagatgtAACTAATCCAAAATGTTTTCTTATAACAAAGAGACTTTaatatagacattttttttcttttcaaattatgTATGTGTCATCCGTCACAACTCACAAGAGATCTAATTAAGTACCTGAAGAACAAAATAGGAAGCCCAAGAAAACGAGGCGACGAGGAGGAAGACGGTGGCTTTGAGATAGTCCTCACCGGCCGGCAACGAAATATCTCCGATGAGGTGAGATCGGAGATTGTTGAACAGAGGAGTTttgaacaaaatcatcaacatggCTCCAACCACTATCACTAATGTCCCCACCACTTTTGCTTGGAATCTTACTTTTCTCATCTCCACCTTctccatcctttttttttgttatttcaccaaaataattaaaccacACATCATCATCAACGTGCCTAATGCATTTAGCGACTATTataactaattataaaatttatgcTTTTAAATTTAGGTACCTGCAAATTATGGAAATGATAAAGGTCAAAGCAGGCACGATATTGGTG from Camelina sativa cultivar DH55 chromosome 9, Cs, whole genome shotgun sequence encodes:
- the LOC104712321 gene encoding WAT1-related protein At3g56620 isoform X1, with the protein product MGLKMSESAKPYFAMVCLQFGYAGMNLVTKVVLDRGMSHYVLVAYRNAFATAAMAPFALLFERKVRPKMTFPIFMQIFVLALLGPLIDQNLYYAGLKLTSPTFAGAVTNIVPALTFIISIICRMEKVEMRKVRFQAKVVGTLVIVVGAMLMILFKTPLFNNLRSHLIGDISLPAGEDYLKATVFLLVASFSWASYFVLQAATLKKYSSHLSLSTMVCFMGTLQSTALTFVMEPNLSAWNIGFDMNLLASVYAGIISSSIAYYVQGMMTMQKSTVFVTAFNPLVVIIGSIIGFLILGQNLYLGGVLGMAILLVGVCVVLWGKEGDEEENIEEKFLEIVKCCNGCEIKVLTMMPRIDEEVVDVEMQSPGKAKVAVGFS
- the LOC104712321 gene encoding WAT1-related protein At3g56620 isoform X2, which codes for MGLKMSESAKPYFAMVCLQFGYAGMNLVTKVVLDRGMSHYVLVAYRNAFATAAMAPFALLFERPLIDQNLYYAGLKLTSPTFAGAVTNIVPALTFIISIICRMEKVEMRKVRFQAKVVGTLVIVVGAMLMILFKTPLFNNLRSHLIGDISLPAGEDYLKATVFLLVASFSWASYFVLQAATLKKYSSHLSLSTMVCFMGTLQSTALTFVMEPNLSAWNIGFDMNLLASVYAGIISSSIAYYVQGMMTMQKSTVFVTAFNPLVVIIGSIIGFLILGQNLYLGGVLGMAILLVGVCVVLWGKEGDEEENIEEKFLEIVKCCNGCEIKVLTMMPRIDEEVVDVEMQSPGKAKVAVGFS
- the LOC104712320 gene encoding uncharacterized protein LOC104712320, which encodes MAINTTTVTKSMAAAFFTIIAMAALASATTGLVQPPESDHLVNKCMAKISSRCAMYVTAEMYNHGPLKQNGCCLEVYHMGRICLHLMTKHVIETLIPKVKGHKKYDSLAKSTQIWYLCVPV